TTGAGGTTTTTGGCGCCCATGAGCCACATTTTGTTATAAAGATAAATGCCGATAAAAATGAGATCGTTGTAGGAACAAAAGATGACTTGGCTCAAAAGGTAGTCGAGCTTGAAAACGTAAATTTATTTATAGATAAAGATAAATTTGAGTGCGAAACCAAGATAAGATATAGAAGCCCTAAACTTGATGCTTTTGTTGAGGTTGATAAAGAGAATAAAACAGCGAAACTAACGCTAAATCAAAATGCACTTGGTGTGGCACAAGGCCAGCTTTGTGTGATGTATGATGGCGATAAGGTTATTGCAAGTGGATTTATAAAAGGCTAGCTTTAGCCTTTTATAAAAATTTATTGGGCTCTGTACGATTTTTTATAAATTAAGCTAAAATTTATTGACAAAACATGTCTTTTCGTCTATAATACGAGCTCTTTTCAAGTGTTCCGGATTAGCTCAGCGGTAGAGTAGGTGACTGTTAATCACTTGGTCGCTGGTTCGAACCCAGCATCCGGAGCCATTCATCTTCAAAAATCATTTTAAAATCCCGATTTTAACGATGTTTTAAGAACTTTAAGTTTTCTTAGTTTTATAAAATTTGTTCCCTATTTGTTCCCGAAATTTTTTAATATTCCAATTTCTCGCCATGTTTTCTAAGTCAATCTAAGATGCTTTATTTTTGTTTTTAAAAACAAGAAAACATTTTTTATCCTAAATTACTCTAAAATACCCTAAGGAATCATAGGGTATTAAAAATTTTTCAAAAACTATCCAAAAACTACTCAAAATAGCAAGAGTAAATGAAAAGTACATATAATTAGTTATATAAGAATAAGCATAAGGAGAAAATGGGATGCTTAACGAACTATATAACGATGTAGAGTACAAAACGCTTCTTGAGCACATATCTAGCCAATATAAAGGAAAGGTAGTTCTAGACAGAAAGCAAACCGCAGGGGTTCTTGGCATCGGCGTATCTACTCTTGATCTTCGTATATCGCAGGGCAGAGATATTCCGCGTTATATAAAGATGGGAGATGCAAAGAATTCTCGCATAGCGTTTGCGATAACGGACATTGCGACTTATATTTTTCAAAAAAGGGTTAAAACATGCTCTTAATTTCTATAGTAGATAATAAAGAAAAGGACTAAAAATGAGTAATGCCCTTCAAATAGGTGGACACAGCCTAGTTCTTTGTGTAAGAAGCGAATTCTTGACGCTCAAAAAGGCTATTATAAGGTATGAGCACAATGTTAGAGAGATCAAACACGCCTCTAAGATCGGATATATTAGAGGCAACAGCCGTAATAATAGATACATAGTGCTTAGCGAATATAATGATAACGGTAATATGCGAGAGATACCTAGTAGCGACAAGGAATTTAACAATAAAAAATACATAAAAAAACTCTTGCTGGAATATCACGAAAAGATGAAGGCCGACTACGAAGCCCAAACTAAAATCTATAAAAACGGCAAGGCGGTAAAGAATTGTTGGCGAAACAACATGGTTGGGTTTTCCGAAGTGATCATAAGTTTCGGCACCGAGCGTCCAAAGACCCCAAAGAAGGACTAAATCAAACCGAAGTTAATTTTGTTAATGCTCAAGTTTCGCTTGACAGAGTTCTTAAATTTGCGAGATCGTACTGTGCAATATACGGCGTTAAATGCCTACTAATCACTGAGCATAACGACGAAAAGACCAAGCATTATCAGCTTATTTTTACGAACTACCAATTTGAAAACCATAAAAATCTTAGGTTTAACGGCAAGGGTGAAACGCTAAAATTCGGCAGAAGTATGCAAGAAATGGGAGGGGCGGCGTTTAAGGGCATAGCATTGCGCGGCGAGCTAGGCTCTAAGATGAGGCATAAAAATATAAAACAAATGCACAAAACCGAAAAAGAGTATAGTAATGAGCAAAAGTTTAAAAATAAAATTAGACAATCCATAGTCGATGAAGCAAGAAAGTATATAAAAAAGAAAGAGTCTATGTTCGGCAAAGACTATTTGAGATTGGAAATCGAGGACGATAAGACTTTTATAACGAGTCTTACGAATTTAGTATTAGATCAAATGCAAAATAATATAAGTATAGTTACCGACGTAGAACTAAAACAAAGGGTTTACGAGCTAACGAATCAACTAATAAACAAGGGTGAGATAATTGCAAAAAATAACGAGCTGGATCAATCCAATGAAAATCTAATCCAAGAAAATAAAAATCTAAAAGAGATTAACGCGAACCTAAACAATCAAGACAATATTATAAAAGATAGGAATTTGCAAATAAGCAACCTCTCGGCCGAGCTAATCCAAAAAGAAAATGAAAACAATAAACTAAAAAGTAGATTAGAAAATATTGAAGCTGACATAGCGCAAATAGATAAACTAAAACAAAAAGCCGATCAAAGCGATGTCCTACAAATCAAGCTCGAAGAAGCTAATGCAGATCTAGAAAGCAAAGAAAAAACAAATCAGTCTTTGAAACAAAGAAACAAAAAGCTGGAGGCGTCGCTAAGTAGCGAGAATGCCTTAAAGGAAGACAATGATAGCAAGCGACTACAAATCGTTAAACTACAAACTTCTATAAGTGGAAAAGATCAAAGAATATCCGAGCTGGAAGGAGAAGTAAAAGTTAAAGACGAAAGGATAGAAAATTTACAGGATAAGTTAACTATATTAGAAAACTTTAAAACGAAGGTTATTAATTTTATCTCAAAATAAGCAATTTAATACCGAATTTTAGTAGGTTGCTAGATGACGAGCCTAGAGAAATAAAAAATGAGATAAAAGGCAAGATGTATAGTAGAGGTGAGATGGGGATACAAGCAAGTTATCGGCAGCAAGAAATCTTTAATAGATTGTTATAGAGTGGTACCGGTAGGACAAATTTTATCAAAATGACTAATATGTGATTTTGCTTTCAAAATACGATTTTAAAGGCAAATTTAGCCAAAAAAGTAATATTCTAAATTTGCATATTACTTAAATAATCCTTAAAAAAATATACTAATCTTAAAACTAAATTTATATTTGCCGTTGTATAATAATCTCATAATTTTCAGTAATACCAGAAAGGAGCGAAAATGGAAGAGATCGTAAAGACCACCTGTCCATATTGCGGTACGGGCTGCGGCATCGATCTTATCGTGCGAAACGGTAGAATCGTAGATGCCAAACCTAGCAAAGACCACCACGTAAACGACGGCGAGCTTTGCTTAAAAGGAATGTTCGGATGGGAGTTCGTGAACTCTCCTAAACGCTTAAGCCGACCGATGATGAGAAAGCTAAACGGCGTCTACGACAAGCACGGCGAGCTTGAAGAAGTGAGTTTTGAGGAGGTTTATGATTTCCTTGCGGATAAATTTAAATCCACCGTCGAAAAATACGGCCCAAGCTCGATCATGGGCTTTAGCTCCGCGCGCTCAAACAACGAAGATAACTACGTTTTCCAGAAATTTTTCCGCGCCCAGGGCAGTAACAACGTCGATCACTGCGCACGTCTTTGACACGCTCCTACAGTGGCAGGTCTTGCCAGCACGCTAGGAAACGGAACGATGACGAACGATTTGGTCGAATTTGCGACCGATACGGACGTATTTTTACTCATCGGTACCAACACGAGCGAGTGCCACCCGATCATCGCTATGCAGATGCAGCGCGGCCTTCAGCGCGGCGCAAAGATGATCGTCGTAGATCCAAAGCGCACCGATATGGCTAAAAAAGCCGATATTTTCTTGCAAATCCCGATCGGAGCGAATATCAAAACGCTAAATACGATGATGCACGTAATCATCGCCGAAAATTTGCAAGATAGCGAATTTATCGAGAAGTACTCCGAGGGATTTGAATATCTAAAAGAAGCGGTTAAGGACTTTACGCCTGAGCGTTTCGAGCGAGAAACGGGCATAAAAAAAGAGCTCATCATAGAGGCAGCTAGAATGTATGCTAAAGCAGGCGCGGCGGCGATTTGCTACACGATGGGTATCACGCAGTTTAGCGACGGCACGTCAAACGTCTTTTCGCTATCAAATTTAGCCGTTTTAACGGGAAATTTAGGCAAAAAGGGTGCGGGCGTAAATCCTCTGCGCGGTCAAAACAACGTCCAAGGCGCATGCGACATGGGCGCGCTGCCTAACGTCATCCCGGCCGGCGCGGTAAACAGTCCTTACGCACAGGAGCAAGCGCGCAAAGTATGGCACTTTGAGCTAAATCCGGTTCCGGGCTTTAAGCTAACGCAAGCACCGGATAAAATGGATAGCGGCGAGCTAAAAGTCCTCTACGTCTACGGCGAAAACCCCGTAATGAGCGATCCTTGGACCGAGCACTTCGTCCACGCCGTGCACCATCTAGACTGCTTTATCGTGCAGGATCTTTTCTTTACCGAGAGTGCGCACAAGGCCGACGTAGTGCTACCTGCCGCGGGCTGGGGCGAAAAGGACGGAACCTTTATCAACACCTCTCGCCGCGTCCAACGCACTCGCAAGGCTAGCGAGCCCGTTAGCGGCGTGGAGCCTGATTGGAAGGTCGTTTGCAACATCGCAAACCGCATGGGGCTAGAGGGGTTTGATTTTGCGAGCCCTGAGCAAATTTGGAACGAGCTAAGAGAGCTTATGCCTAAATTTTTCGGCGGTATCAGCTACTATAGACTAGGCAAGCTAGGCGGTATCAGCTGGCCATGCCCGGACGAGGAACACCCTGGCACGCCGGTACTTTACTCCGATCACAAGTCCATGCTGCCGGGCGGCAAATTTCGCTTCGTGCCGGTGCTTTACGTAGACGATAAAGAGGGGCGCGCAAAGGCTGAGGCCGAATTTAGAGCCAAGATGAATATCCCGGATGGCTACCCGGTCGGTAGCGGCGCGCTTAGCGAAGTGCCTGATGAGGTATATCCGTGCCTATTTACGACCGGACGCAAGGTCTATCACTACCACACCGGCACGATGACTAGAGAGTGTCCGGCTCTTGAATACGGTGCTGGCATCGAGGGCGCGCTCATAGAGGTGAGTCCCGATATCGCTCGCGAGAGGGAGCTAGAGGAGGGCTGCTACGCGCTCGTACAAAACAAACGCGGTCAGATCGCCGCCAAACTGCGAGTAAATCCGGATCTAAAAGAAGGCACGATATTTACGACCTTCCACTATAGCGAGGCCGACGGTAACGAGCTAGCAAACGCCGGCGATCCCGATCCGCTCTCAGGCATCACGCCGCTAAAGATGACGATAGCAAACATCAGGCGTCTAAGCGAAGAGGAATTTATCAAATTTAGAGAGCAAAACGAGATGTCGATGCACTCGGCAAATCCGTATTTATCGCCTGTTAGAGCGTAAATTTAGGGCGGGAGACTGCCCTTTTATACTTAAATTTATCCATTTTATTTTAAATTTACCCGCATTCAAATTTGACGAACTACCCATGTAAAATTTAATGAAATCAAAGAAGCATGAGTCAAATTTGACGCAGACAAACCGCGTCAAATTTGATGAGATTACTCGCTCCCGCAATCTCGGCAAGAGCGAGCTAAATTTTAAGATTTTATTTTAAGCCTATCGCCAGCATAGTAGGCGAGCTTCCAGGTCAGAGTTTGTTTTAGGTCTTTAAAGCCGTAGCCGCGAGCCTTGACTCTATCGCCGTAGATTTTTTCTATCATTGCCGATTCTCCTACTAGCAGCGCCTTTGTCGAGCACATCGCCGCACAAACCGGCACTTTGCCTTCGGAAATTCTATCCTGGCCGTACTCTTCCCGCTCGGCTTCGCTATTCGTCGGTAGCGGACCGCCTGCGCACATCGTGCACTTATCCATCGAACCTTTGGCGCCAAACACTCCCTCGCGCGGGAACTGAGGTGCGCCGAACGGACACGCGTATAGGCAGTATCCGCAGCCGATGCAGATATCTTTGTCGTGTAGTACTACGCCGTCGGCTCTGATATAAAAACAATCGACCGGGCAAACCAGCGAGCACGGCGCATCCTCGCAGTGCATGCAAGCTATCGAGGTCGATATTTCCTTGCCGGGTACGCCTTCGTTTAGCGTGATGACGCGGCGGCGGCGGATGCCAAGAGGCAGCTCGTGAGCCTCGTCGCAAGCTACCGCACAGCCGTTACAGTCGATGCATCTATCGTCGTCGCAGTAAAATTTAAGTCTATTGTTATCGTTAAATTCGCTCATTTTACGCCTTTTCTATGCGGCATAGACCGCTTTTGGTTTCAGGAATCTGAGTGTTTATATCATATCCGTAGTTAGTGACGGTATTTGCGCTCTCGCCTACCGCATAAGGCTTTGTGCCTTCCGGGAAATTACCAGTCATATCGGCGCCTTGCA
Above is a genomic segment from Campylobacter concisus containing:
- a CDS encoding molybdopterin oxidoreductase family protein gives rise to the protein MEEIVKTTCPYCGTGCGIDLIVRNGRIVDAKPSKDHHVNDGELCLKGMFGWEFVNSPKRLSRPMMRKLNGVYDKHGELEEVSFEEVYDFLADKFKSTVEKYGPSSIMGFSSARSNNEDNYVFQKFFRAQGSNNVDHCARLUHAPTVAGLASTLGNGTMTNDLVEFATDTDVFLLIGTNTSECHPIIAMQMQRGLQRGAKMIVVDPKRTDMAKKADIFLQIPIGANIKTLNTMMHVIIAENLQDSEFIEKYSEGFEYLKEAVKDFTPERFERETGIKKELIIEAARMYAKAGAAAICYTMGITQFSDGTSNVFSLSNLAVLTGNLGKKGAGVNPLRGQNNVQGACDMGALPNVIPAGAVNSPYAQEQARKVWHFELNPVPGFKLTQAPDKMDSGELKVLYVYGENPVMSDPWTEHFVHAVHHLDCFIVQDLFFTESAHKADVVLPAAGWGEKDGTFINTSRRVQRTRKASEPVSGVEPDWKVVCNIANRMGLEGFDFASPEQIWNELRELMPKFFGGISYYRLGKLGGISWPCPDEEHPGTPVLYSDHKSMLPGGKFRFVPVLYVDDKEGRAKAEAEFRAKMNIPDGYPVGSGALSEVPDEVYPCLFTTGRKVYHYHTGTMTRECPALEYGAGIEGALIEVSPDIARERELEEGCYALVQNKRGQIAAKLRVNPDLKEGTIFTTFHYSEADGNELANAGDPDPLSGITPLKMTIANIRRLSEEEFIKFREQNEMSMHSANPYLSPVRA
- the fdh3B gene encoding formate dehydrogenase FDH3 subunit beta, coding for MSEFNDNNRLKFYCDDDRCIDCNGCAVACDEAHELPLGIRRRRVITLNEGVPGKEISTSIACMHCEDAPCSLVCPVDCFYIRADGVVLHDKDICIGCGYCLYACPFGAPQFPREGVFGAKGSMDKCTMCAGGPLPTNSEAEREEYGQDRISEGKVPVCAAMCSTKALLVGESAMIEKIYGDRVKARGYGFKDLKQTLTWKLAYYAGDRLKIKS
- a CDS encoding helix-turn-helix transcriptional regulator, with amino-acid sequence MLNELYNDVEYKTLLEHISSQYKGKVVLDRKQTAGVLGIGVSTLDLRISQGRDIPRYIKMGDAKNSRIAFAITDIATYIFQKRVKTCS